Proteins encoded within one genomic window of Triticum aestivum cultivar Chinese Spring chromosome 2D, IWGSC CS RefSeq v2.1, whole genome shotgun sequence:
- the LOC123049335 gene encoding uncharacterized protein, with product MMDWAPVVVGVVLFVVLSPGLLFELPGTYGRIDFGGLRTTGKSIFVHTLVFFTIFAVIILGFEVHIYTGA from the coding sequence ATGATGGACTGGGCCCCTGTGGTGGTAGGGGTGGTGTTGTTCGTGGTGCTCTCGCCGGGGCTGCTGTTCGAGCTGCCGGGGACGTATGGGAGGATCGACTTCGGCGGCCTCCGCACCACGGGCAAGTCCATCTTCGTCCACACCCTTGTCTTCTTCACCATCTTCGCCGTCATCATCCTCGGGTTCGAAGTCCACATCTACACCGGCGCCTAG